CACGTTTCCTTAATTGCGTTCAAACGTAAGACGCACGCCTTACGCTGAGAGTTCGTGTACATTCCTTCAGAAAACCGCTTTCAGTAGTGTGGCAAAAGGCAATAGAGGGTGCGGCGTCCGATTGCGTCCGACTATTGGGTTCTGGCATTCTTTTTCCTGCGCATTAAATTTAGAGCGCTATCTCATCAGGCGAAACCGGAATGCTGGGTTTCTAATTTCGCGTCTCCTTGAGCGGAAGCGGATAAGGACGCGGTCTCAGTTTCAGTTTCTCGGGTGATGTTATTCTGCGATTCCACGAGGCGATTCTATGAAATGAGTCACGGCTCGTCGTTTTCGTCCAAACGCAACTCGCCATCATGATGTCTCTGATGGAGCGTACAAGATGAGTCCATCCGCGGCGTTGCTATTCTACTACTGGCAACGATGATACCTATGCACTACTTAACTTAGTCCAAGCCTGCTACATGCATGTACGTATGCCACTTTCTTAAAAACCAATACCATGCAGCAGCTTCACTCAATTCCTTAGATCTACAGAACTTCGCATAAACTCCTTCGAATACTTATCATGGATTCGTCTGCCGCCCAGATTCTCCCGCTGAGAAACAACGTCATTTGGCGGCTTGCGACAGGGGGTATATGCAATAACGGCTCATTCATTTTTTAAACTGCATTACTGGGATTGATGATGGCGCAGAAAACATTCAACATCTTTTCTATCGTTATCGGTTTATTGCTGGCCAAACTTATCAGGATCGAAAAGTGTGCAAGTTCGCACGTATTAATCTCGTGCTTTATGCAACGTTTGTCCTCTGTACTCCCTTTTCGTTTATCTCCTGTTTACGTGAGCGTTGCAGAAGCCCCAAAAGAAAACTCACGTCCGTGAGTGCATGCGACTATTCATACCACTGCGTGTCGCAGAGATTGCGCGACAGCCCGCTACCTATCCAGCCTGTATTTACTACCAAGGAACTTACTCGCTACTGCCTACCTTCACACCAGCAAGCACACCAGCAAGTCACCATCCCGAAGGTACTCGTTCTGAACAAAAACTCTCGGGGTTGTTGTCGTTTCAGCGCTCCAGTCTTAATCATCCATGTGCTAAACGAGTTTGGTCTCGCACCGGGTGCTGAAGCCGACCGTCAGGAGAGTGCtttaatttttgtgttctttttctcTATCCGGTTCTTGGGTTGTTACTTTACTGtgccatttcttttttctcactGCATGCAAGACGAGACCATCCGCTGTGGCTCTTGTCATTTCTATCAGTGCACTTTTCGTTTCGTTTTCAAACTAAATTATGTTGGTATTCAGTGCTGTATGCGTCTCTTCTGTGTGCCAAGTTTTGGTGTACAATGGTAAAGATGCCGTACCGATAAGCTCAAACCTGGACGCTTTCAAATTACTGTTAATTGAAACCGATCATATGAACGCCTGTTCTTACGCGAATGCCTAACTATTTGAGCAATGCATGGACATAATCAGGGTAAATCAGCGAGTACAGCGCATGCGCCAGGGCATACACTATACAAGCCTGAAGAAAACACGCACGTCAGCCAAGCAAGATGTACAGGGacgagcagcttttttttttattggcgctTCTTTCAAATGAACTCAGTTTTTTACAACATTCACAGCGAAAAGTGAAAGAAACGGTCATTTCTAATAACATGGCTACAACACTTACAAGTGATACATAATAGCACAAGCACTCGATGCCGGCCGATATAGGTGTTTCTCTTTTTTGTAGTTGCATTTGTTTCCATTCACTCAAAGAACGTTACAAAAATGTCCAGCCAGACAAAATATACATTCCACAtccaaatcactgtgcttggcatGACAGCCATCAGATGCAGGCGACCGTGTGCCGTATCGCCCCAACTTCGCTATACATTCATGACGTGACGCGCACATGCTGTTGGTTCTCGACATAAACACTTCCCTCCCACAGTTACACAAGTCCGAGAACTGCTTTTCGCGATTACTGTGCATCGCTTTCCGTCAGACACATCTGCAGTCTACCTGCTCACAAGTTTCACTTGTTTTGCTGCGTGTCTTGTGACTCAAACACGAAGTGTGCTCGGAGAAGATGCTTTTGCGTACCGGCAATCAGTATCATAATCATATCGGTGCCTCAATAAACATAGCTGGGCCTCTCACATTCTGCGAGTGACATTCATTTCGATACACGAGACATCGAATTCACGAAGGTTTACTGTTCGTCTTTAATAAAggtggccgccttcgctaataatatgttccCCGTACCGATTGGCTGGCGCACGCGCTTGTCCTCGCGCTATTGGTCAGAATTGCGTTTTTGTCAGCAAAAGCGCGATTTTGACCAATCGCGCGAGGGCCACCGAGCGGTTCGTTTTCCGAACCGTTATAAGATGGCGTCCAGCTCTCGCCTGCGGGATGTgttgtgaatacaggcccagatGTGGCGGCACTCTTTAGTTACCTGCTGTTTACATTGCACAGAGGGAGCGCCGAAGACTTTTCTCATAATCTCAGCTGAATTATTACCAGAATAGAAGACCAGCGCGGACATGCGcatcgttattgaaaaaaaaaaaattgtgcagacgCAATTGCCTTCTCGTTTGAGATATAACGGAAACCAACCTCGGCAAGTCAGACGAAGTTGGATATGCCACTGGAGAAACCCAtattccccataactcccatatccaataatccgatatgaaacgtACGGGATGGTATATAAAAACTAGTTTTTCCCAtgtgtcatatgatgttattggatatggGAGCTATCGTGAAGGGCTTTTTTTCAGTAGGGTAGCATGGCGAATGCAGGGGCTTCATTTTATATATCGCGACGTTGTGGAAAATTTCACGAAACGTTACTTTTCTGTGCTAACACGGATAGAAATGACGTTTTAATGGAAATAACCTGATGCGATAGGAAATGTAAGCAAAAGGCGATATTCCAGAACGCCCAAGACCGTACTGTGTATTATTTTTAGTGCCACTTGCTTATTTTTTTTCGACAAGGGTATCATGGCGACCGCGTAGATTCTGTTCACTCTAGTACACTCGCTTCGTACTAGTCACTTCAAACGTAAACGTCACATTCAGCTGTAATTCATTTCGGATTGGACGTTTCATAAGTCCTCCGGCTTTGAGCGAAATACTTccagatcgtttttttttttttctttttatgcccTTGGCAAATGCAATCAGAAAGGGTTTTTCATCTCTAGAAAGCACGCACAAACCGAGTATAACAAGCTTAAAGTTATGAAATCAGTGGAATACAGCTCATCACCAGAAAGAGCAGGCAAGCGAGCTCTGCCTAAGGTATACAATAACTGCTGCCCAATGCCGGCCTGCAAGTGCCCGGTTGGCGCTTAAAATGTTTCCGATAGCTTCAGCATGCTCGCGGTAACGTTAATCCTGTGGAGGTTCAACTTTAACTCGTTCAAGATTTGATATTGAAGTAATCTGTAATTATGATTTTGTGGGGCAACCGCTCAGTGAACCTCCGATGTCAGATTATAGAAACGTGCTCGAAATAAAGTCTGATCGTCTCCGCCGAGTCTCTCTCTGGACAAGAACACGCAGCTGCTTGAAAGGCCTACATCCTGGCGCAATAAACATCCAAGACCAGTACAGTAATTTAACGTGCAACGGGCCGACGCCGATAAGGGCCAGCTTAGCTCAATTGTTTTAATAATAGGCGTACGTATGGGGCTAATGCACTGTTAGGAACGTCGGCATCAACATCGGAGTATTTTAGCATAGCGTTACCGTTCTATCTTTGCCGCTTCACTCCAACTCGGCATGCCCAGTAAAAACCGCGCATGCCCAAACGGCGTGATCGGCAATAGTGACAGCCGAACGGTAACTCTCTGCGAGAATACTCTGTTATTAGAGGCGATGAAATGGGACGGTCATACGTATCAGAAAGTAGTTTTTGCTCTGTCAGGCGCCTTTTTTGACTGCTCCATAACAAAGCAAGTCTTACCTTGGCGAAAAGTGTCAGAACTGAGACGAAAGAGCACTTTGAGTAAGCACGAAAACATTTTATTTGCCACGCGGGGCGCTTTGTGAATTAGGGCTTGACGCGAAGCAGGGTTTCAACAATCCTTACAAAGCTATCTACTTTTGGCGGTAGAAATGCTTCGAGATATGAATGCAAATTCTTACAGATTCGTAACTGAATCAGATTGTAGATTAAACCATAAGTAAAACTCCATAGCAGAGCTTTGTAAGATCAGCAGCTGGACACTATCAACATGTACACCTGTGAACAGCAGCTGGGCGTAATTTTTCAACCTTGCTTTCCGCACGTGACATCGAAGGATACTGGTCGCCCCACACGATGCGCAAACATAGTTGTTTAAGTTTATCTCACCAAAACGGACGATAAGAGTCGTAAAGTTAAAAGTAACCATAACGAGACCGTTACACCTGGACCTATCATAATACGCTTAAGGAAAGTTTCGCTGGCCCAACGAAATTGAAGAATCTACCTAAAGCACAACGATGCACACTGAGGGAAAGAAAAGCAAGACAACAATAAACACGATGCAAAAATATCACAGATCTCCCACTGGTGGCTTACATACGGCGAAATTTCAAGCGCGTCTGTCCTTGTACTTCGCTGCCGAACTTGTTTTGACATCTGAACCATCGAATTCCTGATACACAGCGCAGGAAGTTATCACAGACCGCAACAAAAAGCACTGAATGTCCTCGATCATTTTTCTCGTTCACTGCTTTTCCGCAAAGATGCGGAACGGCACTGAAGAAGATACGCATGACAGTTTCCAATCTTTTCAGCACCGGACGCACAAACTGAACTAATGCGAGTATAAATTAGGCCTACCACCAGGACACTTAGGACAGTGAGAATACCTCTAGCGTCGCTGAAGTATTTTCGCTCATGATCGGGCTCACGCTATAGGCTTTATAACTTAAGGCAAAACACATGGAAGAGAAAAGAACTGTACAAAAGATATATCTGCTATGCACATCATCTAGTGTACACACCGTGCTTTAGTTTGCTTTTAGCATCTCAACTGGCACATCATCTCGGCCTTGCTTAAGGTTCAGAGGGCTCGACGCAGATGCTCGACGAGTGCTACAACTCGAACTGCTCGTTCTTCAACCTGAACGCATGTATTTTGTGTTTTCTGACGCGTCACGACCACCGGACTGAAGCAAAGGGACGCGAAATTTATCTAGCAAGAAAAACGGAACGACGCCGACacaaacagacgtaggaaaacgGCCACAGTATACGTCACAGGACGATCTCATCGCGCGACCAAGCGCATGGTTAATAACACTTTGACCATAATCGCGCAACATGCGAGATCATTAATGCTGTTGATCGGATTACTTTTTGCTCCGACACGCAGttcattcttttattttttgtattcctcATGAGTATTTGTGCAAGTTCTTACGGAGCACCTTCGAGTGAAGTGCGTAACGCTTACTTAGCCTGAGCACAGTGATAGCACTCATTCGTGAGAGAAATGCCCCTGAGTATCGAGTAGCTGTCCATCGAAAACCTTGAATCCAAGGCCTCATGCACACAGCAAAGCTCCTGTCGTCCCGTGGCCTGCCATAAGTTACATCTCCATGTGAGGTAGCTTCGGTGCAGAAGTGCGTTTTGTACACGGACTGTATAGTCCACTTCCACGTGTCAAACGCGAAAGTGCACGGCGTGTGGTCCCATGAAAACGCAAAATAATGTGCCAAATGAAGAATTAGCGCATCTCTTTTGTCGTCAAGATATCACTTGCACGGGTGTGAAGTTTTGAAACAGTGCTCGGTGTTGATCACTGAACGTCAGCGTTCAGGCAGGGTCGTCTGCGTTCGTGGTTGCTTTCTGTGACATAAATTTCGATAACAAGGTTTCATAATGAGTTAAACAAATCGCGCACACGGACAGGTCTTAAGAGTTTGTATAGTCAAGTTACTTCGCGCGTCTTGTCTGTGGCTGAACGGTTCTCTGCATTCCGGATACGTTGAAACGTTTACAATATTTTTGAAGGGCTTAGAGCCCTGCTACGAGTGGACGCTTTCATTCGTACTTACAGCATAGGTGTACATGCCCCAAAGTGTGTTCatcagggtttttgtgtctaacTGGACATGCGAATTATAGAATATACCAGGACTGTACCGCTCGGCCAAACGCTCTACACACTCGATCTAAACCAAGATCACTTCAGCTATTCAAATCTGTTGTGTAACGAAAGCCTGAGCTGCTGCCCGTTCCAAGATCTACGCTGGACGACCTGTTACTAACCCCGTGTGCACGAACTGATTAACATAATCCGAGATGCATGCAGTTGTGGAAGCGACAGGAGCTTTTCCGAgtaacagagagagaaaaaaagtccGCGGCACTGAATGCTCAGGCATTGTGGCGGGAACTCTCGGGCATTGCGAAAGGCATTTCCTTGGATGCTCGGGAAGGTTCCGAGCAAACGCGACCGGATGTGTCGACCGCCTCTCGGCTCCCCCAGATTTTTCCCGTTTCATTATTTTGTTTTTCCTTCGTAAACGTGACAGCTATACACACAGCACTGCAAAAGCCACACGGCGCGGATGTCTCGTGAAACCTGAGTTGTATTTACAAGAGAACAGCATGACACACCTGCACTAACTCGTCGAAGGATGTGGtccacgcgcacacgcacacacgacgAACCCGGGGGCAGCACCGGCAGCCGCCACcgcgctttctttctttgctgGCACCTACGTGGCTGCACAGCCGTGTTCGCGAAGAAAGCGGCAGCTTCTGCAGCCACCACGATGCCACCACACACAAACTGAGAATGGAGGACACGTCCGGGTTCTCCTGAGAGAGgaacttgttttgttttgtgtctTGTAGATCGCTTCCGTGCAGCAGTCTTGGCCCGCGGCTAAGTGTAAGTGTTCGGCTTTAGCGCGCACTTATTCACGGTCCCCCCGGAGTCCTTCCGCGAATGGCAGAGATAAAAGGGGGCTAGTGCACTCTCACAAGCACGTCACGCGGCACTAAGCGAACACGCGGTTCACAGTTCCGTGAGTCCGTAGTCCGCCTTCGTGTCCACGGGGGGAGGCGGCGGAAGCGGCGACATGATGTGCGTCTGGGCCGGATGACCCAGTGGGTGGCTGTTCAGCAGGTGCGCGTGCTGGTGCGGGGCCAACGCGAGCGGATTGGGCATCTGCAGCGTCGGCGACGGCTGCTGGTGCGGCGGTGGGTGCGGCTCCTGAGACGACGCGTTCTGCTGGTGCGGCTGTACCGAATGCTGttgtggctgctgctgttgctgttgttgctgctgctgttggccgGCCCGGTTCGGGTTGTTCTTCTTGACGTTCTTCGTGTTGGGCAACTTGTTGTCCTTCTTCCACTTCATGCGCCGGTTCTGGAACCAGATCTTGATCTGGCGCTCGGACAGGCAGAGCGAGTGGGCGATCTCGATGCGTCGCCGCCGCGTCAGGTAGCGGTTGAAGTGGAACTCCTTCTCGAGCTCGAGGATCTGGTGCCGCGTGTAGGCGGTGCGTTGCCGCTTGGGCTCCATGCCCGTGAACGTGCCGTTCGTCGGGTCCGAGGCGAACAGGAACGACCGGCCTGCGTCGGTGCCAAGACAGAAACATCGAAAGGGTGTTAAAACGTCGCTCTGTGTCGAAAATAAAGTCGTTTCTCACAGATGGTTACGACATCGGCTAGCATGTCACGAGAATTTCGCGTCATTTGctacaaagtttttttttttccagaaccgAACGCCGAGGAAGCGCCACTTATATTCAGCAAGGATACAGTCTACAATTTAGACAAGGCAACAGAAAACTTTCGGTATGAATCAGTTTAATAAATGACGGATCACTGATATTGTAGAAGAGAGTTGCCGCGTATAAAGCCTAATGGCTTTTAAGTTGTCTCACAAATAAGCATGCAGACCGTCTACAGAATGTCTACAGATCTTTTGTTTTTGTCTGTAAGTCTATAGCTTGTCTCTAGACAACCTGTGCACTTTCTGCAAAAAAGACCCCAACATAGCCGCGGCTTTGTCTACAGTCGAAATATCTACGGATACCTGGAGCAAAGAGGCCAAGTACGGTATCATCCCTTTCAGGAGCTGTGTGAAACTTGTGTACGTCAAGTAGTGCATTAACAGCAAAAACATTTACGAAATCAATAATATTCAAAATGTCTGGCACACATCTTGAAGCTCttctgattggaattgtgctgcaagtttgaataacagGTGCCGAATGTTATAGTAAAAGGAGTGGGGAGGTAGACGGTTGTGTGTTTTATCTCGGTGTATGTCTTTGTATGtagtgggttcacttctttcatttgtttttcaCAGTGTTCTGCACCAGTAATCATTTTCAAGTAGGTGAATAGATGTTTTTCAAGCTTTCTAGACTTGAAATAGTTGTCATAAATAATGTTCCCGtagtgagtttttgcatggagtttTTACATTCTGTacacttgacaaaactcactaaaaaATTTAAAATTCTCAATCTTTTCTGCAGATGTACGATTTTTAAGATTCTGAAGACGCGAGAAATGCCGTGAAAATAAGTGCTCAATCAATAGAATTCTTTGGCGCGTGAAAGAGTTGTAAGAAGTCAAAGCGCTGTACAAGGCATTTATAGGTAATCCTTGACTGTCTAAATTAACTTATCATAGATAATATGCATTTGTTACTCCCATACTAGCGCATTATGCATATAGTAACGCACAGCAGCTCAGTAAATATTCTTAAAGTAGCGTGTTACTGATTTGTGCACTCGATGGAACATATAAATATTTCAGGCATACGCTTAGTTCATGCGTTTTGGAGAATTTTCTTCTGCTTACTTCGCTGTTGTGAATGTTGTATGCTTACTTCGCTGTAGTGATAAAGTATGCTTTTCGTAATCTGTAACCGAATAATGGCTCTTACACTTTCAAACGAGAGAGTGGCAACATAACGTCAGCTAGTGATCACTTAAACTAAAGAAAAAACAGGAAGCTTCGCATGCAGGGCACTACACTTCATTCTGTAACACTAAAGCACTGAGCGTTTTGTCGAAGCATGTTCGCCAAATATGGCTTATATACGGACATGGTTACAGAATTACCAACAACACAGCAAGGAGAGAATCGGCACATGAAGAAAAAAACGAACAAATGACACTATATATTAATGTACCACTGTTTATTATAAGCCATTTGTCTCGTTTTATTCTCTACAACTTCACAAGGTCCCGCTAAACCAGTACACAACGCTTTATCAAGAACAATCTCAGCGCTGAAAATTTCGAACGCGACGGCGCTCTGTTTAATCGCACTTTTGCTTAAATCTGATACCAGCTGCGTATAATGAGTGGCACATTTTTTTTACTATAGCGTTTCGTAGGAGAAACGACACTCATTCTCCCGTGGTGCGCTAAACGTCAAGAATTTTAACCCAGCAGCATGCATAAAGCCCGAGCAGAAGGGTGTCGTGCGTACACAACAACGCACAAGCAACACCTTAACGCCGCAGCGTCGAAATTGCGCAACAGCAGCGCACAGGAGCGAGGCCTGTTCCCCTTGCATTCTTTATTCCATGTGCGCGCCTCCGCAGTAGCAGCGCAACAACCAGTGTCTGAACAGCCTTGCGCTTTTGTTCATCACGCCAAGGCCGCGCATTGAAAGTTAATGATCTGCCGCATTGTCTGAGCCGCTCTGACGGCGGCCGGTTGCTCCACTGACGTCCCAGCCACGTTTTGCTGCAGCTCCCTCAAGGTTAATCTAGCCTACTCGGTGAGAAAGAGATGTGCCTGTATAGCCACGGAAATCGAGAAAAGACGATAACGGTACAAAGTGTAGAAACGGTGCAGCTCCTGTGAATTTGCGGTCTTGGCAAGTTTATCATACGTTCCTCGCTAAGATTATGTTACGATGTTACCCTCGCAGAGCGTAGCGTAGCCAATCAGTACTCTTATTCACTAGAAAGTTcctacgctagaattgttcttaAGAGAAAATTCCAACCAATCGTGATTCTAGTCGTATCATTTTGCGATGGCGCCGTCCAATGGCGACGACCACTTACGAGCAAAAAGCTTCGTGCATTCAGTCCCACAAATGTATCGGGGGCCGAATCCCCGAAACTCGTTAAACGATCTGCGACTGGGTGCTCCTCAAGAGCCCTTAGCACGCCAATGCAAACAGTGGAATGCTACGGTTTGAGTGGGTGCCCACTATACGTAAAGATAATTGTTATCTCCTTTTGATTCTTATCTCCATGCATGATGTCACATGATACCTACTACCCCTTCTCTCCCAAATACCCTCCGcaggtaaaaaagaaagaatagcgGTCGATCTTCTTTATTAGAGACACGCGGATATTCGTCATGCGCGAAACTTACGAAGCACATATACATTGGTGACCTACGCTAGAATAGCGGcagaaagtcgttctgctcgaccggaagagAAAATTCCTGAACGATCAATCGTGATTCTAGTCGTATCATTTTGCGATGCGGCGCCGTCCAATGGCGACGACCATTTCTTCTTACTTCCGAGCAAGTtaagattcctcgttggcgctccataattcttcGTGCATTGCAGTCCCACAATTGGCAGCGTGTATAGGACGCGCGGCGAGCAcgagcccgggttttagctttggtgttcccgttgccgctttcgtgtcctccCAACGAAACTCGCCTTAAACGATCTGCGACTGACACGGAAATTGCAAGATGgtcttttgatgacgggtgggtcagtgaagaACATAGCCGAAATAATGcttgagcgccaccacgccgacaaacacgctagatggatgtggacagcggcagcgcggccgcggtggtgcAAAACAGTTGGACATGCGCgggattttccggccgctttggcctctccacccgcttgccatTAGCACGCCCATGCAAACAGTGGAATGCTCCGGTTTGAGTGGGTGCCCACTATACGTAAAGATACTTGTATCTCCTTTTGATTCTTATCTCCATGCATGATGTCACACGATACATACTACCCCTTCTCTC
This Dermacentor silvarum isolate Dsil-2018 chromosome 6, BIME_Dsil_1.4, whole genome shotgun sequence DNA region includes the following protein-coding sequences:
- the LOC119455543 gene encoding homeobox protein Hox-B4a, which codes for MTMSSFLMNSPSYVDPKFPPPEEYSQGNYIPSHGAGDYYAGAPTHHHHHAAAAAAHPYASFGGAAAPPYGAENGGYVSSASPHYYQHSCSMTQTTLSPLSRPSVALDHAGGGHSPPYSGPPAPLQRSPSPPPPASMLRPSPQSPHVGAAPPMHSPGATATAPTSVAGGDCNQAGQPVIYPWMKKAHVNAGRSFLFASDPTNGTFTGMEPKRQRTAYTRHQILELEKEFHFNRYLTRRRRIEIAHSLCLSERQIKIWFQNRRMKWKKDNKLPNTKNVKKNNPNRAGQQQQQQQQQQQPQQHSVQPHQQNASSQEPHPPPHQQPSPTLQMPNPLALAPHQHAHLLNSHPLGHPAQTHIMSPLPPPPPVDTKADYGLTEL